GCGGGCCATCGATGCGGATGTACCATTGGGCACGAGTGCCATTGTCTGTGCTCCAACATCCTCGGGAAAGACGCTGATTGGCGAGCTCGCGCTGGCCAATGCACTCAGCAATGGTCGCGACGCGGTGTATTTGGTATCGCATAAGGCACTCGCAGATCAGAAGTTCTTAGATTTCACCGATCGGTTTTCGACCGCTCGTTGGAGTTCCTCCGTCACCGTTGGCATCAGTACCGGCGACAGGGAGGAAGGTGATGTCAACTGCCGCTTGCTGATCTCGACCTACGAGAAGGCCCTTGGCTTGATTCTCGCCGGTCGCCTGAAATTGTCCAATTCGGTCGTCATCGCCGATGAGCTTCAGATTCTTGGCGAAGACGGACGAGGTGCCGCCGTTGAGACGCTGTGCGCGCTTCTCCGCCAGCGAATGCTGCACCAGTTCGTGGGCCTTACCGCAACGGTGGAAAATCCTGAAGATCTTGCAGCATGGATGAACTGTACTACGGTCCGAAGCGCAAGGCGCGATGTGGATTTGCTTCAGACGATTCATTACGACGGGGCGCGTTACACGGTGCGGTTCGGACAAGAGGACGGAGAATCGACTACAGGCGGGCGAGCGAGCACTGATTTGTTCGATGTGGTTCGACAGACGATAAAGGACGGCCTGGGGCCGGTGCTCGTTTTCACCGAGACGCGGCGCGAGGCCTCTGATTACGCCAGCGTGTACTGCAAGCAGTGCCAGCGTGCCGCTCACGGGATGGAATTGTCAAAGCAGCTCGAGCTCTTCTCGGAGCCGACGGAATCCTCATCGCTACTGCGCTCCCACGCGGAACGACTCGTGACCTTTCATTCCGCTGACCTGACACGTGACGAGAGGTTGGTAATTGAGTCGGGTTTTAAGCGAGGTAGCTTTCAAGTCTGCTTCGCAACATCGACACTCGCGGCTGGCGTGAACTTTCCTTTCCGCACTGTTATCTTCGCAAAGTTGACCTACGAGTACGGCGAGCGACAAGGGAAGATGCTCACGCGATCCGATTATCGCAATATGTCCGGGCGAGCGGGACGCCTCGGCCACCATGACGACGGTCGCGTCCTGCTCATGCCAAGGAACAAAGCGGAGCTTCAGCACGCCAACCAACTCGTCTCGCCAGAAAACGACCGTGTCGACTCTACACTCGTGACGCTCAGCATGCGTCGCACGGTGCTTTCCTTGGTGGCAGCGCGAGCGATCACTTCCAAGGATGAACTGAAAACATTCTTTGAGAACACATTCTACTGGCATCAGACGCTTGAAAATAATCCAAAACTGCTTGACGCAATCATCGCCAAGGCATCGCAAGCGATTGACTGGCTCTTGGACAACCGTTTCATCGAAGAAAGTCACGCAACCCTCCTGGCGACCCCCTTGGGCAAGTCCACTTCACTGGCCGGTCTGTTGCCGGAAACTGCTAAGCAATTCGTTGATCTCTTGGCACAGAAGGCGCATGAACTGCAAGACTCTTTTTCGATCCACGAGATGGCGTTGATCCATTGGGCCGCAACTTGTCCCGAATTCATCGGCGAAAGACCTTCTCGGTTCTTGCCCTACCCATCGGGTCAGATGAAGCCTGAATCGTCCGTGTTCATGCAGAGGGTTCCGCACCTAACCGCTTGGGACAGAACGGACGAGAGAACGACTCGCTGCATCCATGCGATGAGCTTGTTCATCCAAGGCGAAGCGGAGCGAAAGATTCGATTCGCCACGGGAGTATCGTCCGGCAATCTTCATCGGCTCTCGATTGATCTGAGCTGGGTCATGGAGGGATTGAGTTGTATTTCTGGCGCTTCCGACCTCGGATGCCCGCAGTCTCTGACGAACCAACTGAGTATGCTGTCTCGCCGAATCCGCTGGGGAATTCCCGTCGAGGCTTTGGATGTGCTGCGAATCGCGAATCGTCACAATGTTCCTGGATTCGGGCGGCAGCGCGTCATGGCACTGATTGCCAACGGCTTGGTGACGGTGATGGATGTGCTCACGGCAGATACGGGCCAATTAATAAAATTGCTGAGTGGGGATCAACGCACGAAAGCTCTCGTTGCCGCGCTCTCCGACAGCTTCGATGGCGGTGCCGCTGCGTTCCAGCGACTGCATCTTCAGTTGGGTCGTGAGCTAGGAATCGAAGCGAAGGTGGCTGCGTGCTATCAGACCCTCGGGACTGAGTATGAAAACGCCGTCTATGAACTCCTGAAAGAAGAGCTCCAATGGGCGGTGGATGTGCTGGACGACGGCATGCGCCAGAATGTTCCCGACCTGCAGCTCGTTCTTGGCGAAACGGAACTCTTGATCGAGTGCAAGTCGGTCACCAAGATGCCACCGCTCATCGCCAAAGAGGAAGCATTCTCCGTGCTTCAAAAGGCGTCAGACTTCTCCCAGTGCATGAAGCGAGTCACGCTCGGTAAACCGGATTTTGATGAGCACTCGAAGAACAAGGCCGCTGCGTCTCCCACCATCACTCTCGTTTCGCACGGCGTGTTCATGGAAGGACTAATGCGAGTGCTCACCGGCCGTCTTTCAGCCGGTGACTTCGTGCAATGGCTGGCCGAACCTGGAGTCACGGACCTGGGCCGGCTCCCCGGCACGCCAACCTATGCAGACCCGTATCCGCCGAAGCAATAGTACATCTGAGTGGTCGGCGGCTCACTCCGTATGGTAGAGCTGTCATAAACGGTCGAAGGGCGTCTCGGTGCTCACTCAAAGCAATTCATATGCGAAGAAATGTGATCCGTGAGACTTCCGCCATGAAAGCGAGGTCACGGGATTCGAGCCCTCAGGACCCTCGGATCCCTCACTCTTCCTACCCCCTTTGCCCCCGCCCCCCCGCCGGGATATCGTCCGTCCCCGCCGACGGGGAAGGCCGCCAGCGACCCCCCAAGGGCGCCCGGCCGACAACCAGAACGCTTGGGGCGGTAGCTCAATTGGGAGAGCGCCTCGGTCGCATCGAGGAGGTTGTGAGTTCGACCCTCATCCGCTCCACTTGCCCAAGCACGCCGCGGTTCCCCACGGACCCGCGGCGTCGTTGTTTTTGAGGGCTAACCCCTGCACCCCGGGCACGCCCGCCGTACCCTGTGCGAAATGCCGGGCTCGACCCACGACATCACGCCCGCCCTCCCCCTCGTCGCCGACGACAGCGACCTCGCGCCAGCCCCCGGAAGCCCCGGAAGGGCCCCCGCGGCGTCGGGAACGCCCGACAGCAAGCCCAAGCCGAAGAACGACCCCCGCGACCCCCGCGACCCCCGGGGGACGCCGGCGATGCGCCAGTACTACGCCTTCAAGGAGCGGCACCCCGACTGCGTGCTCTTCTTCCGGATGGGCGACTTCTACGAGATGTTCGACGACGACGCGATCACGGCACACAAGGCCCTGGGGATCACGCTGACCGAGCGCACCGCCGGCGTGCCCATGGCGGGCGTGCCCTACCACAGCGTCGAGGGCTACCTCAAGCGGATGCTCGAGAAGGGCCACCGCGTCGCCGTCTGCGAGCAGATCCAGGACCCCAAAGAGGCCAAGGGCGTCGTGGAGCGCGCCGTCGCGCGCGTCCTCACCCCGGGCACCGTCGTCGACGACGCGCTCCTCGACGACGCGGCCCACTGCAACCTCGCCTCGGTCTGCTTCCTCGAAGCCGGCGAGTCCCCCGAGGCGCGCATCGCGTGCGCGATCGTGGAACTGTCGACCGGGAAGTTCACGCTCTTCGACTGCCGCGCCGCGGAACTCGCCGACGAACTGGCGGCCCGCAGCGTGACCGAACTGCTCTACGCCGACACCGCCGACGGCGCCGCCCCCCCTCGTGTCGAGCGGCTCTGCGCGCAACTGGGCGTCTCGCGCACGCCCCGCCCGGCGTGGCAGTTCCGCGCCTCCGACGCGCACGAGGCGCTGACCCGCGCCTTCCGCGTGCGCTCCCTCGCCGGCTTCGGCCTGCCGGACGACGACCGCGCGATCCCCGCCGCCGGCGCGATCGCGCACTACCTCGCCGAAACCCAACTCCCCGGCGACACGGCGGCCAAGGGTCGCTCGCTCTCGCACCTGCAGCCCCCTCGGCGCGACGACGCGGGCGACGCGCTGCGCATCGACGCCGCCTCGCTGCGCTCGCTCGAGGTCGAGCGCACGATCCGAGCGGGGCAGGTCGGGCACTCGCTGCTGGGCGTGTTCCTCGAGGGAGGCGCCTGCCGCACGCCGATGGGCAAGCGCCTGCTGCGCGACTGGCTCTGCCGCCCGCTGGCGAGGCGGGGTTTGATCGAGTCGCGCCACGCGCGGGTCGGCGCCCTCGTCGAAGACCGGCGCGTGGCGCGCGAACTGGCGGACTCGCTGGGGAAGATCCAGGACATCGCGCGCATCGCGGGTCGCGTGTCGCTGCAGCGCGCGACGCCGCGCGACATCGTGGCGCTGGGGCGTTCGCTGAGCGTGATCGACGCGCTGCGCGACGCGCTGGACAACGCGCCCTCGTTCAAGGACACCCGGGCCGCGATCGAGGAGTGCCGCGACGCGCTGTCGCCGCTCTCGCGGGCGATCCTGGAGCGATGCGTCGAGTCTCCCCCCCACCACCTGCGCGAGGGCGGGCTGTTCAAAGGGGGCGTGGACGCGGAACTGGACGAGTGCCGCGGGCTGGAGCGCGACGCGACGACCTGGCTGGCGAAGTACCAGAGCGAACTGATCGCGCGCCACGACCTGCCCGCGCTGCGCGTGTCGTTCAACAAGATCTTCGGGTACTACATCGAGTTGCCCAAGGGCCAGGCCCGCCGTGCGCCCGACGAGTTCTCGCGCAAGCAGACGCTCAAGAACGCGGAGCGCTACACCACGCCCGAACTGAAGGAGTTCGAGGACAAGGTGCTGTCGGCGCGCGACCGCGCCATCGCGCGCGAGCAACTTTTGTTCGACGGGCTGTGCGAGCGGATCAACCAGCGCGCCCACGAGATCGCGCGGTTCGCCGACCTGGCCGCCGAACTCGATGCACTGGGCTGCTTCGCCGAGAAGGCGGCGCGCCGCTCGTGGGTGCGCCCCGAGATGCGCGACGAGCCCACGCTCGACATCGCGCAAGGGCGCCACCCGGTGCTCGAATCGACGCTCGGGCAGGACTTCGTGCCCAACGATGTCGCGCTCGCGACGGGCGAGCAGCCCGCGTCGCTCGCGCTGATCACGGGCCCGAACATGGCGGGCAAGAGCACCTACATCCGCCAGGTCGCGCTGATCGCGCTGCTGGCGCACGCCGGCTCGTTCGTCCCGGCGGAGCGCGCCGTGATCGGCGTGTGCGACCGCGTCTTCACGCGCGTCGGCGCCGACGACGCGATCCACGCCGGCCAGTCGACCTTCATGGTCGAGATGACCGAGACCGCCAACATCCTGCACAACGCCACGGCGCGCTCCCTCGTCATCCTCGACGAGATCGGGCGCGGCACATCGACCCTCGACGGGCTCTCGCTGGCGTGGGCGATCGCGGAAAGACTGGCAGCAGGGAGTGGGGAGCAGGCAGCAGGAAAGAGCGCCGCGAAGTCGGGTGAGGGGAGTCGGCGGAAGTCGGACCCCTCACCCCAACCCTCTCCCCAAAGGGGAGAGGGGGCCGGAGGGGGAGCCGGAGGCGAACTTGCACCCCCTCCCGCTCGCGGGAGGGGGCAGGGGGAGGGCCTCGTACTTCCCCCCTCCCGCTCGCGGGAGGGGTTGGGGGAGGGTCTTCCTCTTCCCGCGCGCGGCCCGCGCACGCTGTTCGCGACGCACTACCACGAACTCACGCAACTCGAGGAGCAGCTCAGCGGGCGCGTGACGAACCTGCATGTCGCGGTGCGCGAGTGGAAGGACGAGATCGTGTTCCTCCATCGCATCCTGCCCGGGCGCACCGATCGTTCCTACGGCGTGCATGTCGCGCGCCTCGCCGGGCTGCCGGCCGATGTCGTCGCCCGCGCTCGCCAACTGCTCGAATCGCTCGCCGTCTCGCACGAGGGCCCCGCCGCCGCGCCCCCGCCCCCGGCGCCGGCCCCCTCGGCGCGACCCGAGCCGCGCCCCCAGCTCGCGCTGTTCCGCGAGTACGAGCCCCACCCGGCGATCGAGCGTCTCCGGGCCCTCGACCTCAACACGCTCACCCCCCTGCAGGCGTTCGACGCCCTGCGCGCTCTGGCCGACCTGTCGCGCGACGACGGGTAACCACCCGCTCCCGTTCTGTTCGGTACACTCCCCCCGATGAACCGCCGACGCGTCAGACTGCTCTGCTGGCTCTCGCTGCCCCTGCTCGCGGCCGGGGCGTCGTCGGGCTGCGGCAAGGCGCTGTTCTCGCCCAGCGAGTACCGGACGCAGTTCGACCGCTTCGACGCGACGCGAGGCCAGTTCGCCGAGCAGTACGTGGAAGACGCGTACGGGCGTCGCCGCCCGAACCTGCGAGGGCGCCTGGCGCCGCGCGACTGACGGTCCCGCACGGGTTATCCACCGGTTGTCGACAGGTCCGATAGACCCGGTTGCGTCTGGCCGCCTCCCCGAACCCTCGTGCGCGCCCCTTCTTGCGCCGCTTC
This Phycisphaeraceae bacterium DNA region includes the following protein-coding sequences:
- a CDS encoding DEAD/DEAH box helicase; the protein is MEDFTAHSHLNKALIECLQEWQIESLTDIQKRAIDADVPLGTSAIVCAPTSSGKTLIGELALANALSNGRDAVYLVSHKALADQKFLDFTDRFSTARWSSSVTVGISTGDREEGDVNCRLLISTYEKALGLILAGRLKLSNSVVIADELQILGEDGRGAAVETLCALLRQRMLHQFVGLTATVENPEDLAAWMNCTTVRSARRDVDLLQTIHYDGARYTVRFGQEDGESTTGGRASTDLFDVVRQTIKDGLGPVLVFTETRREASDYASVYCKQCQRAAHGMELSKQLELFSEPTESSSLLRSHAERLVTFHSADLTRDERLVIESGFKRGSFQVCFATSTLAAGVNFPFRTVIFAKLTYEYGERQGKMLTRSDYRNMSGRAGRLGHHDDGRVLLMPRNKAELQHANQLVSPENDRVDSTLVTLSMRRTVLSLVAARAITSKDELKTFFENTFYWHQTLENNPKLLDAIIAKASQAIDWLLDNRFIEESHATLLATPLGKSTSLAGLLPETAKQFVDLLAQKAHELQDSFSIHEMALIHWAATCPEFIGERPSRFLPYPSGQMKPESSVFMQRVPHLTAWDRTDERTTRCIHAMSLFIQGEAERKIRFATGVSSGNLHRLSIDLSWVMEGLSCISGASDLGCPQSLTNQLSMLSRRIRWGIPVEALDVLRIANRHNVPGFGRQRVMALIANGLVTVMDVLTADTGQLIKLLSGDQRTKALVAALSDSFDGGAAAFQRLHLQLGRELGIEAKVAACYQTLGTEYENAVYELLKEELQWAVDVLDDGMRQNVPDLQLVLGETELLIECKSVTKMPPLIAKEEAFSVLQKASDFSQCMKRVTLGKPDFDEHSKNKAAASPTITLVSHGVFMEGLMRVLTGRLSAGDFVQWLAEPGVTDLGRLPGTPTYADPYPPKQ
- the mutS gene encoding DNA mismatch repair protein MutS: MPGSTHDITPALPLVADDSDLAPAPGSPGRAPAASGTPDSKPKPKNDPRDPRDPRGTPAMRQYYAFKERHPDCVLFFRMGDFYEMFDDDAITAHKALGITLTERTAGVPMAGVPYHSVEGYLKRMLEKGHRVAVCEQIQDPKEAKGVVERAVARVLTPGTVVDDALLDDAAHCNLASVCFLEAGESPEARIACAIVELSTGKFTLFDCRAAELADELAARSVTELLYADTADGAAPPRVERLCAQLGVSRTPRPAWQFRASDAHEALTRAFRVRSLAGFGLPDDDRAIPAAGAIAHYLAETQLPGDTAAKGRSLSHLQPPRRDDAGDALRIDAASLRSLEVERTIRAGQVGHSLLGVFLEGGACRTPMGKRLLRDWLCRPLARRGLIESRHARVGALVEDRRVARELADSLGKIQDIARIAGRVSLQRATPRDIVALGRSLSVIDALRDALDNAPSFKDTRAAIEECRDALSPLSRAILERCVESPPHHLREGGLFKGGVDAELDECRGLERDATTWLAKYQSELIARHDLPALRVSFNKIFGYYIELPKGQARRAPDEFSRKQTLKNAERYTTPELKEFEDKVLSARDRAIAREQLLFDGLCERINQRAHEIARFADLAAELDALGCFAEKAARRSWVRPEMRDEPTLDIAQGRHPVLESTLGQDFVPNDVALATGEQPASLALITGPNMAGKSTYIRQVALIALLAHAGSFVPAERAVIGVCDRVFTRVGADDAIHAGQSTFMVEMTETANILHNATARSLVILDEIGRGTSTLDGLSLAWAIAERLAAGSGEQAAGKSAAKSGEGSRRKSDPSPQPSPQRGEGAGGGAGGELAPPPARGRGQGEGLVLPPSRSREGLGEGLPLPARGPRTLFATHYHELTQLEEQLSGRVTNLHVAVREWKDEIVFLHRILPGRTDRSYGVHVARLAGLPADVVARARQLLESLAVSHEGPAAAPPPPAPAPSARPEPRPQLALFREYEPHPAIERLRALDLNTLTPLQAFDALRALADLSRDDG